The following proteins are co-located in the Pseudoalteromonas sp. N1230-9 genome:
- the tuf gene encoding elongation factor Tu, producing the protein MAKEKFERVKPHVNVGTIGHVDHGKTTLTAAITNVLAKVYGGVAKDFASIDNAPEERERGITISTSHVEYDTPTRHYAHVDCPGHADYVKNMITGAAQMDGAILVVAATDGPMPQTREHILLSRQVGVPYIIVFMNKCDMVDDEELLELVEMEVRELLSEYDFPGDDLPLIQGSALKALEGEKEWEDKIVELAEALDSYIPEPERDIDKPFIMPIEDVFSIQGRGTVVTGRVEAGIINVNDEVEIVGIKETTKTTCTGVEMFRKLLDEGRAGENIGALLRGTKREDVERGQVLAKPGSITPHTKFTSEVYVLSKDEGGRHTPFFKGYRPQFYFRTTDVTGDVQLPDGVEMVMPGDNIKMTVELIAPIAMDEGLRFAIREGGRTVGAGVVATIVE; encoded by the coding sequence ATGGCAAAAGAAAAGTTTGAACGCGTAAAACCGCACGTAAACGTAGGTACAATCGGCCACGTTGACCACGGTAAAACTACCCTAACTGCAGCAATCACTAACGTACTTGCAAAAGTATACGGTGGTGTAGCGAAAGACTTCGCATCAATCGATAACGCTCCAGAAGAGCGTGAGCGTGGTATCACAATCTCAACTTCACACGTTGAGTACGATACACCAACTCGTCACTACGCACACGTAGACTGTCCAGGACACGCCGATTATGTTAAAAACATGATCACGGGTGCTGCTCAAATGGACGGCGCAATCCTAGTAGTTGCTGCGACTGACGGTCCTATGCCACAAACTCGTGAGCACATCCTACTTTCTCGTCAGGTTGGTGTACCTTACATCATCGTATTCATGAACAAATGTGACATGGTTGACGACGAAGAGCTACTTGAGCTAGTTGAGATGGAAGTTCGTGAACTTCTTTCTGAGTACGACTTCCCAGGTGATGACCTACCTCTAATCCAAGGTTCTGCGCTTAAAGCGTTAGAAGGTGAGAAAGAGTGGGAAGACAAAATCGTTGAGCTTGCAGAAGCACTAGATTCTTACATCCCAGAGCCAGAGCGTGACATCGATAAGCCATTCATCATGCCTATCGAAGACGTATTCTCAATCCAAGGCCGTGGTACAGTTGTAACTGGTCGTGTTGAAGCTGGTATCATCAACGTGAATGACGAAGTTGAAATCGTAGGTATCAAAGAAACTACGAAGACAACGTGTACAGGTGTTGAGATGTTCCGTAAGCTTCTAGACGAAGGTCGTGCGGGTGAGAACATCGGTGCACTTCTACGTGGTACTAAGCGTGAAGACGTTGAACGTGGTCAAGTACTAGCTAAGCCTGGTTCAATCACTCCACACACGAAGTTCACTTCAGAAGTATACGTACTTTCTAAAGATGAAGGTGGTCGTCACACGCCATTCTTCAAAGGTTACCGTCCACAGTTCTACTTCCGTACAACTGACGTAACAGGTGACGTACAGTTACCAGACGGCGTTGAAATGGTAATGCCTGGTGATAACATCAAGATGACTGTAGAATTAATCGCTCCAATCGCGATGGACGAAGGTTTACGCTTCGCTATCCGTGAAGGTGGCCGTACAGTTGGTGCTGGTGTTGTTGCAACTATCGTTGAGTAA
- a CDS encoding type III pantothenate kinase — protein sequence MKLLVDVGNTAIKAVLFDGNHYQACELNAIPWSQIQELVYACVGSAELLKPLLAQAQQHSIPNFEAVVTAKLTTLSCAYQQYQNLGIDRWLAVIAAFVEYPQQNCIIIDAGTATTIDVLNSEGTHLGGWILPGLDLMTTSLTQNTKRVFDDAQIPFSSELGCNTPNGLKNGALVATIGAIEQAKQHINDASVTLLFAGGYGKLLADSFSHSQFDSLLVFKGLNYWRELTTKR from the coding sequence ATGAAACTGTTAGTTGATGTAGGTAATACCGCAATTAAAGCGGTTTTGTTTGATGGTAACCATTATCAGGCATGCGAACTTAACGCGATACCTTGGTCACAAATACAAGAACTGGTTTATGCGTGTGTGGGTAGCGCTGAGTTACTCAAGCCTTTATTAGCACAAGCACAACAACATTCCATTCCTAACTTTGAAGCGGTGGTCACTGCTAAGCTTACCACCTTAAGCTGCGCCTATCAGCAGTATCAAAATTTAGGGATCGATCGTTGGTTAGCAGTGATTGCTGCTTTTGTAGAGTATCCTCAGCAAAACTGCATTATTATTGATGCCGGCACAGCTACAACGATTGATGTACTTAACTCTGAAGGTACGCATTTAGGGGGATGGATATTACCAGGTCTTGATTTAATGACGACCTCGTTGACCCAAAACACTAAGCGGGTGTTTGATGATGCACAAATACCTTTTAGTTCTGAATTAGGCTGTAATACACCGAATGGCTTAAAAAATGGTGCGCTGGTGGCCACGATAGGTGCTATTGAACAAGCTAAGCAGCATATCAATGATGCATCAGTTACCTTGTTGTTTGCCGGCGGTTATGGAAAATTGCTAGCTGATTCATTTTCTCACAGTCAATTTGATAGCTTATTGGTTTTTAAGGGCCTTAATTATTGGCGAGAACTGACAACAAAACGGTAA
- the birA gene encoding bifunctional biotin--[acetyl-CoA-carboxylase] ligase/biotin operon repressor BirA, with amino-acid sequence MKAPDGNKLAILHALNTGGFISGQQLGEQLGISRAAVGKHIHSLQEMGLDIFKVTGKGYCLNNSAGLLNEDKIGKHYNELGGSTANVEVQPIIDSTNSELMRRLQSDIPLTSGTVLVAEMQQAGRGRRGRVWQSPFGANLYFSYFWRLDDGLQAAMGVSIAVGLAVYDTLKALYQLNVELKWPNDIYLNREKLAGVLVELDGQPQGPCQLVIGIGINLHMPESASQHIDQAWTDLSQHVQELDKSKLVAYLCFYLEKRLAQYQQTGLNDMYLSWNQLNAFANEYVELNTGHRSWRGICEGIDSQGGVRIRQDGEVKSYYGGEISLRKAEL; translated from the coding sequence ATGAAAGCGCCAGATGGTAATAAGCTCGCTATTTTACATGCTCTGAATACCGGTGGTTTTATTTCTGGTCAGCAATTGGGTGAGCAGCTCGGTATCAGCCGCGCAGCAGTGGGTAAACATATTCACTCTTTGCAGGAAATGGGGCTCGATATTTTCAAGGTCACGGGTAAAGGGTATTGCCTTAATAATAGTGCGGGCTTACTGAACGAAGATAAAATTGGCAAGCATTATAATGAGCTGGGTGGCAGCACCGCTAATGTCGAAGTACAGCCAATTATAGATTCTACCAATAGTGAGCTAATGCGTCGCTTACAAAGCGATATTCCACTCACGTCCGGCACCGTACTCGTTGCAGAAATGCAGCAAGCAGGAAGAGGTCGCCGTGGGCGCGTTTGGCAGTCTCCGTTTGGTGCAAATTTATATTTTAGCTATTTTTGGCGTTTGGATGATGGCTTGCAAGCGGCTATGGGCGTATCTATTGCTGTTGGGCTTGCTGTTTACGACACGCTTAAAGCCTTATATCAATTGAATGTAGAGCTTAAGTGGCCAAACGATATCTACTTAAACCGTGAAAAACTGGCGGGTGTATTAGTTGAGCTTGATGGTCAGCCGCAGGGGCCTTGTCAGCTTGTAATAGGTATAGGTATCAATTTACATATGCCAGAAAGTGCCAGTCAGCATATCGACCAAGCATGGACAGACTTAAGTCAACATGTTCAGGAACTTGATAAAAGTAAGCTGGTGGCTTACCTATGCTTTTATTTAGAAAAACGTTTAGCGCAGTATCAACAAACAGGCTTAAATGATATGTATCTGTCGTGGAATCAGTTAAACGCATTTGCGAATGAATACGTTGAGCTTAATACAGGGCATCGGAGTTGGCGTGGTATTTGTGAAGGAATTGATAGCCAAGGTGGCGTTCGTATTCGTCAAGATGGCGAAGTGAAAAGCTATTATGGTGGAGAAATTTCATTGCGTAAGGCTGAGTTATGA
- the murB gene encoding UDP-N-acetylmuramate dehydrogenase, with amino-acid sequence MAQSLQSFHTFSLPSQCQHIYQIDEVNQLLSTDFSEPFCILGEGSNTVFLSDYQGSVIHMNTKGIDIEQQSDGFLLHIAAGENWHQLVAMTIANGMPGLENLALIPGTVGAAPVQNIGAYGVELEKFVSYVEYFDIATKTIKRLAKDECQFSYRDSIFKHALKNKAVITQVGLLLPKKWQPVLSYGPLQKLTQPSPQQVFEQIIATRNSKLPNPSELANAGSFFKNPVISNEQLALLLQQYPNLPHYFVDSEHHKVAAGWLIEQAGLKGYKVAGIEVHQQQALVLVNHGNSNGDDLIKMVKHIQQQVWQKYQIALQHEVRLINAEHEYHIELRASS; translated from the coding sequence GTGGCTCAGTCCCTGCAATCTTTTCATACCTTTTCTTTGCCAAGCCAATGCCAGCACATCTATCAAATCGATGAAGTGAATCAGCTTTTAAGCACAGACTTTTCTGAGCCATTTTGTATTTTAGGTGAAGGCAGTAATACGGTGTTTTTATCTGACTACCAAGGCTCTGTGATCCACATGAATACGAAGGGCATAGATATAGAGCAACAAAGCGATGGCTTTTTATTGCACATTGCAGCTGGAGAAAATTGGCATCAATTAGTTGCTATGACTATTGCTAATGGCATGCCTGGGCTTGAAAACCTTGCTTTAATACCCGGGACTGTTGGTGCTGCACCAGTGCAAAATATTGGTGCGTATGGTGTAGAGCTGGAAAAGTTTGTTAGCTATGTTGAATACTTTGATATTGCGACAAAGACGATTAAACGTTTAGCCAAAGACGAGTGCCAATTTAGCTATCGTGACTCTATTTTTAAGCATGCACTTAAAAATAAAGCGGTGATCACTCAAGTAGGATTACTCTTACCTAAAAAATGGCAGCCAGTACTAAGTTATGGGCCATTGCAAAAACTTACACAACCTTCTCCACAACAAGTGTTTGAGCAAATCATTGCGACTAGAAACAGTAAATTACCCAACCCAAGCGAACTTGCGAATGCGGGCAGTTTTTTCAAAAACCCAGTGATCAGTAATGAGCAGCTAGCATTATTGTTACAACAATACCCAAACTTGCCTCATTATTTTGTCGATTCTGAGCATCATAAAGTTGCCGCAGGCTGGTTGATTGAGCAGGCAGGGTTAAAAGGCTATAAAGTTGCAGGGATAGAGGTTCATCAGCAGCAAGCATTGGTGTTAGTAAATCACGGTAATAGTAATGGTGATGACTTAATTAAAATGGTGAAACATATTCAGCAGCAGGTCTGGCAAAAATATCAAATTGCTCTGCAACACGAAGTGCGACTGATTAACGCCGAACATGAATACCATATTGAATTGAGAGCTTCATCATGA
- a CDS encoding M1 family metallopeptidase, which translates to MKFKPLLLSLAMAGACSQATADAISQHTYANLDDVTTTHLLLDLDVDFDDKQLEGFVEHTLDWHNATSKTLVLDTRDLDIDKVMYQDDKGSWHNADFTLAARDDVKGSKLTIKFKSQAVKARIYYNSRPEASGLQWLTPEQTASKSHPFMYSQSQAIHARSWIPVQDTPAMRVTYSARIHTPKDIRAVMSADNKDALYKDGDYLFNMPQPISPYLIAIGAGNLEFKAMSKQTGIFAEPTILDASVAEFDDTQAMIDKTNAMYGEYAWGRYDLLMLPPSFPFGGMENPRLSFITPTVVAGDKSLVNLIAHELAHSWSGNLVTNATWEDLWLNEGFTSYVENRIMEEVFGRDRAVMEQALDAAGLRKLIKTLPAPDTRLNLKLNGRDPDDAFSSVPYTKGQLFLIYLENKFGRDKFDPFVKAYFDEFSFKSLTTAQFVTYLKANLIEKYPGIVSMDKVNEWIFEPGLPSDAPNPTSDAFDKVDAVTKTWLNGEISAADLPTADWSVHEWLHFLNNLPRDLSIEKMTELDNQFNLTQSTNAERAFAWFMLAVGNGYQPIYPALDKHLSGIGRRKLIVPLYKALIKNGKKDWAHDVYLKARAGYHPLAQGTVDGLFAK; encoded by the coding sequence ATGAAGTTTAAACCATTACTTTTAAGTCTTGCTATGGCCGGAGCTTGCTCTCAAGCAACTGCTGACGCAATCAGCCAGCACACTTACGCAAACTTAGATGACGTAACAACCACTCACCTATTACTAGATTTAGATGTTGATTTTGATGATAAGCAATTAGAAGGTTTTGTTGAGCATACGCTAGATTGGCATAATGCAACCAGCAAAACGCTTGTTCTTGATACCCGCGATTTAGATATCGACAAAGTCATGTATCAAGATGACAAAGGCAGCTGGCACAACGCTGACTTTACCCTTGCTGCACGTGATGACGTAAAGGGCTCAAAATTAACAATTAAATTTAAAAGCCAAGCGGTTAAGGCGCGTATTTACTACAACAGCCGCCCAGAAGCTTCAGGTTTACAGTGGTTAACACCAGAGCAAACAGCCAGTAAGTCACACCCCTTTATGTACAGCCAATCACAAGCAATTCATGCTCGTAGTTGGATCCCAGTACAAGATACGCCAGCAATGCGCGTGACGTACTCTGCTCGTATTCACACACCAAAAGATATTCGTGCGGTAATGAGTGCAGACAACAAAGATGCGCTCTATAAAGATGGTGACTATTTATTCAATATGCCACAACCCATCTCACCATACTTAATCGCAATTGGTGCGGGTAATCTAGAATTCAAAGCCATGTCTAAGCAAACCGGTATTTTTGCTGAGCCAACCATTTTAGATGCATCTGTGGCTGAGTTTGACGACACGCAAGCGATGATCGATAAAACGAACGCGATGTACGGCGAATATGCATGGGGGCGCTATGACTTATTAATGCTACCACCAAGCTTCCCATTTGGTGGCATGGAAAACCCGCGTTTATCATTCATCACTCCAACGGTCGTTGCTGGCGATAAGAGCTTAGTAAATCTAATTGCTCACGAGCTTGCTCACTCTTGGTCGGGTAACTTAGTGACGAATGCAACGTGGGAAGATTTATGGCTAAACGAAGGCTTCACGTCTTACGTTGAAAACCGCATTATGGAAGAAGTATTTGGTCGTGACCGTGCTGTGATGGAGCAAGCGCTCGATGCCGCTGGCTTACGTAAGCTAATTAAAACGTTACCGGCACCAGATACACGCCTTAACTTAAAACTTAATGGCCGTGATCCTGATGATGCATTTAGTTCAGTGCCTTACACCAAAGGCCAGCTTTTCTTAATCTACCTAGAAAACAAGTTTGGTCGTGATAAATTCGATCCATTTGTAAAAGCTTACTTCGATGAGTTCTCATTTAAGTCTTTAACAACAGCTCAGTTTGTTACTTACTTAAAAGCCAACTTAATCGAAAAGTATCCAGGCATTGTAAGCATGGATAAAGTAAATGAGTGGATTTTTGAGCCTGGTTTACCAAGTGATGCGCCAAACCCAACGTCTGATGCATTCGATAAAGTCGACGCAGTTACAAAAACATGGTTAAACGGTGAAATTAGCGCAGCGGACTTACCAACCGCGGATTGGTCTGTTCATGAGTGGCTACACTTTTTAAATAATCTACCTCGTGATTTAAGCATTGAGAAAATGACTGAGCTTGATAACCAGTTCAATCTAACGCAGTCAACTAATGCTGAGCGTGCTTTTGCATGGTTTATGCTAGCGGTAGGTAATGGTTATCAACCTATCTATCCTGCGCTTGATAAGCACTTATCTGGTATTGGTCGCCGTAAGTTAATTGTGCCACTTTATAAAGCACTAATTAAAAACGGTAAAAAAGACTGGGCGCATGATGTGTACTTAAAAGCCCGTGCGGGTTATCACCCACTTGCACAAGGTACCGTTGACGGCTTATTCGCAAAATAA
- a CDS encoding DUF2057 domain-containing protein, which translates to MRKSVLLGSVFALFYSASSLAETIHFPEEFVPLQVGERLIEQSFFSRVDDVELAPGTYQLKLKYTDLYEQGYDDHQVVESEPFWVEVTVESGKNYDLVFNRASNAVAAEVFAESPQVSLKAKGSELAMPLSIIGYRAAPAQAMASAPVAASSSQPATTAPVTLPAKVPGGQASLKNTPNAAAMLEFWWQQASPEERRAFLDKVTN; encoded by the coding sequence ATGCGTAAGTCAGTATTACTAGGTAGTGTGTTTGCACTATTTTATAGTGCCAGCAGTCTAGCTGAAACTATCCACTTTCCAGAAGAGTTTGTGCCTTTACAGGTAGGTGAACGTTTAATAGAACAATCGTTTTTTAGTCGAGTTGACGATGTTGAGCTTGCACCTGGGACTTACCAGTTAAAGTTAAAATACACTGACCTTTATGAACAAGGTTATGACGATCATCAAGTTGTTGAGTCTGAGCCTTTTTGGGTTGAAGTAACGGTTGAAAGCGGCAAAAACTATGATTTAGTGTTTAATCGTGCCAGCAATGCGGTGGCAGCAGAAGTGTTTGCTGAATCACCGCAAGTAAGTTTAAAAGCAAAAGGCAGTGAGCTTGCTATGCCATTATCAATCATTGGCTATCGTGCAGCACCTGCTCAAGCCATGGCGAGTGCGCCTGTTGCTGCATCAAGTAGTCAACCGGCAACGACTGCACCTGTAACTTTGCCAGCAAAAGTACCTGGTGGACAGGCGAGCTTGAAAAATACCCCAAATGCAGCGGCAATGCTTGAGTTTTGGTGGCAACAAGCCAGCCCTGAAGAGCGTCGTGCATTTTTAGATAAAGTGACGAACTAA